One Patescibacteria group bacterium genomic region harbors:
- a CDS encoding type ISP restriction/modification enzyme, producing the protein MDKLFSDYLQSVSSKFSHEETSEMGYRADFEILLKGIFESINVKRIDHDARAKQGNKPDFVVLKNDVPILYIEAKDIGISLDKVEKSEQMARYYGYANLVLTDYLEFRFYRNGLRYEDPIKIANYNVKDRTLVPIQENYGHVAKTLLDFTQSHKEPIKSGEHLSKIMGGKAQRIRDNIRQFLGTESDKNTEIVRVYETIKKLLVHDLTLDAFADMYAQTLVYGLFVARYFDETPDNFTRQEARDLIPKSNPLLQHFFDHIVGPDFDKRLEYIVNELCEVFSHADVPELMKEYFKDDLWGKTQKGPDPVIHFYEDFLKEYDADLRKKMGAYYTPLPVVQFIVRSVDYLLEKEFGLAAGFADTSKTADGIHKVQILDPAVGTGTFISDVIGKIYIKILKDGQGGRWPTYVHNELLPRLHGFELMMTPYTIAHLKLGMAFRKTGFNHFNRRLGIYLTNSLEGGSVQDNMLTGFGFTQSIAEESKEAAVIKNELPIMVVIGNPPYSGVSSNETDYANNLVEKYKIEPGGKRKLQERKHWLNDDYVKFIALAEDMVAKNGEGIIGFITNHGYLDNPTFRGMRWHLMNTFDFLYIVDLHGNANKKECAPDGGYDENVFDIQQGVSIILAVKNKEKVEKTLARVYHLDMWGKKEAKFQQLNEASLKDIPWANLEPHEPNFFFIQEHSQKIEKEYRNGFSINQLFIESTTGIVSARDALVISETKEELKNRIDKFCNQDKSDNDIRLEFFAGKKSGKYKAGDTRGWKLEQARRNICMEDHEQFIQKISYRPFDQRYIYYHPKMVDWGREKIMRNFIAGENYGLIAPKQLAPNEDSGGYVTKHIGGHKTFSAFNSNYYFPLYLYKKDGARLPNLKKEIVDEIERIVGKTTPEDIFDYIYAVLYSPSYRKKYKEFLKIDFPRVSYPEDAQTFKALITLGSELRSLHLLESPKVSQFITTYPVAGSDTVEKLVYKAGKVFINAEQYFGNVPEVAWNFYIGGYQPAQKWLKDRKGRTLTNADIEHYQKIIVALVETGRIMQGIDNVTSRT; encoded by the coding sequence ATGGACAAACTTTTTTCCGATTATCTACAATCCGTATCTTCTAAATTCTCCCACGAAGAAACCAGTGAAATGGGTTATCGGGCAGATTTTGAGATCCTGCTGAAGGGTATTTTTGAATCGATTAATGTTAAACGCATTGATCACGATGCACGGGCAAAACAAGGGAATAAGCCGGATTTTGTTGTTCTTAAAAATGATGTACCAATTCTATATATTGAAGCAAAAGACATTGGCATTTCTCTGGATAAAGTTGAGAAGTCAGAACAGATGGCTAGATATTATGGATACGCCAATTTGGTTCTTACTGATTATTTGGAATTCCGTTTTTATAGGAATGGTCTGCGCTATGAAGATCCAATAAAAATAGCAAATTATAATGTAAAAGATCGTACTTTAGTACCCATTCAGGAGAATTATGGACATGTCGCTAAAACACTGCTTGATTTTACACAATCCCATAAAGAGCCAATTAAATCTGGCGAACATCTTTCAAAGATTATGGGAGGAAAAGCCCAAAGAATCCGGGATAATATACGGCAATTTCTCGGCACAGAATCAGATAAAAATACCGAAATTGTTCGAGTATATGAAACAATTAAAAAACTTTTAGTCCATGACCTGACATTGGATGCGTTTGCCGATATGTATGCGCAAACCCTTGTCTACGGTCTTTTTGTGGCTCGTTATTTTGATGAAACCCCTGATAATTTCACTCGCCAAGAAGCCCGCGATCTGATACCAAAGTCAAATCCGCTCCTCCAGCACTTTTTTGACCACATAGTAGGGCCTGATTTTGATAAACGGCTTGAATACATTGTTAATGAATTGTGCGAAGTTTTTTCTCATGCTGATGTTCCAGAATTGATGAAAGAATATTTCAAGGATGATTTATGGGGGAAAACTCAAAAAGGCCCCGATCCAGTCATCCATTTTTATGAAGATTTCCTGAAAGAATATGATGCTGATTTACGCAAGAAAATGGGTGCTTATTATACGCCATTGCCCGTTGTGCAGTTTATCGTGCGTTCTGTCGACTATTTGTTAGAAAAAGAGTTTGGTCTTGCTGCTGGTTTTGCCGATACTTCAAAGACGGCCGACGGTATCCATAAAGTTCAAATTCTTGATCCAGCCGTAGGGACAGGAACATTCATCAGCGATGTTATAGGGAAGATATACATAAAAATACTGAAAGATGGGCAGGGAGGTCGTTGGCCGACATATGTGCATAATGAACTACTTCCGCGCTTACACGGCTTTGAACTTATGATGACGCCATATACTATAGCCCATTTAAAGTTAGGCATGGCTTTTAGAAAAACAGGATTTAATCATTTCAATCGCCGTCTGGGTATCTATCTTACGAATTCTCTAGAGGGAGGAAGTGTCCAAGATAATATGCTCACAGGTTTTGGTTTTACCCAAAGTATTGCCGAGGAATCAAAGGAAGCGGCCGTTATTAAGAATGAGTTACCTATTATGGTAGTCATCGGTAATCCGCCATATTCAGGTGTATCTTCAAATGAAACAGATTATGCAAACAATCTAGTAGAAAAATATAAGATTGAACCTGGAGGAAAGCGGAAGCTTCAAGAGCGCAAGCATTGGCTCAATGATGACTATGTGAAGTTCATTGCCCTTGCAGAAGATATGGTTGCAAAAAACGGAGAAGGGATAATAGGTTTTATTACAAATCACGGTTATCTTGATAACCCAACATTCCGCGGTATGCGCTGGCATCTCATGAATACATTTGACTTCCTTTATATTGTTGACCTACATGGAAATGCAAACAAAAAAGAATGCGCGCCAGACGGGGGCTATGATGAAAATGTATTTGATATTCAACAAGGTGTTTCAATAATACTTGCCGTAAAAAATAAAGAGAAAGTAGAAAAAACATTAGCGAGAGTATATCATCTTGATATGTGGGGCAAGAAAGAAGCCAAATTCCAGCAGCTTAATGAAGCTTCATTAAAAGATATTCCGTGGGCAAATCTTGAACCTCATGAGCCAAACTTCTTCTTTATCCAAGAACACTCACAGAAGATTGAAAAAGAATATAGAAATGGATTCTCGATAAACCAACTTTTCATAGAAAGCACAACAGGCATTGTAAGTGCGCGTGATGCCCTTGTTATTAGCGAAACAAAAGAAGAGCTTAAAAATCGGATTGATAAATTCTGTAATCAAGACAAGTCGGATAATGATATCCGCCTCGAGTTTTTTGCCGGAAAGAAAAGTGGTAAATATAAAGCCGGTGATACCAGGGGTTGGAAACTGGAACAAGCAAGAAGGAATATTTGCATGGAGGATCATGAACAATTTATCCAAAAAATCAGTTACCGCCCTTTTGATCAAAGGTATATTTATTACCATCCCAAAATGGTTGATTGGGGAAGAGAAAAAATAATGAGAAACTTTATTGCAGGTGAGAATTACGGGTTAATTGCACCAAAGCAACTCGCACCCAATGAAGACTCCGGAGGGTATGTAACAAAGCATATTGGGGGGCACAAGACATTCAGTGCATTTAATAGTAATTATTATTTTCCTTTGTATCTTTATAAAAAAGATGGGGCGAGATTACCAAATCTTAAAAAAGAAATTGTTGATGAGATAGAAAGAATCGTTGGCAAAACAACACCCGAAGATATATTTGATTATATTTATGCCGTTCTTTATTCGCCGAGTTATAGAAAAAAATACAAAGAATTTCTGAAGATTGATTTCCCGCGGGTGTCATACCCGGAGGACGCCCAAACCTTCAAAGCTCTTATTACGCTTGGTTCCGAATTGCGTTCCCTTCATCTGCTCGAATCACCGAAAGTAAGCCAATTTATCACCACCTACCCTGTAGCTGGATCAGATACTGTTGAGAAGTTAGTCTACAAGGCCGGTAAAGTGTTTATCAACGCCGAGCAGTATTTCGGCAATGTTCCGGAAGTTGCATGGAATTTCTACATTGGCGGCTACCAACCTGCCCAAAAGTGGCTCAAAGACCGTAAAGGTCGCACTCTTACCAATGCGGACATCGAACACTATCAAAAAATTATTGTCGCACTAGTTGAAACGGGAAGGATAATGCAAGGAATAGATAATGTAACGAGCAGAACCTAA
- a CDS encoding recombinase family protein — MAKNEAVLEATGRAKGAIQEEVRGYCLYARKSSESDERQALSIDSQIKEMEIIAQRDGIKIVDIIRESHSAKESGQRPVYKELLQRIREKEFTGILTWAPDRLSRNAGDLGELVDLMDQGLLEEIRTHGQVFHNSPNEKFLLMILCSQAKLENDNRGINAKRGMKNKCDMGWRPGVAPPGYLNDKTNNTIMVDPEKAPIIKEMFNKVAKQGYSGRDVYDWLNNDISWKGKNGKKMSLSNVYTTLKNTFYYGEFEYGDIVYQGKQEPLISKELFAEVQERIATSQKGRYGQHCFNFTKMIICGACGAGITAEEKFKRLQNGDIKKHVYYHCCDGKRKRCRQPYIREADLLEQFVEIIDKIEIDRIGMRKRLQEEIDRFNKFTQGVLGMSPDDIKTPKIDIRAYAKYMLREGTTEEKREILDNIKTSVTLLDKKLILHK; from the coding sequence ATGGCGAAAAATGAGGCGGTTCTAGAGGCTACTGGAAGAGCCAAAGGAGCCATCCAAGAGGAAGTTCGAGGCTATTGCCTCTATGCCCGTAAGTCGTCCGAATCGGACGAAAGACAGGCCCTTTCCATTGATTCCCAAATCAAGGAAATGGAGATAATAGCCCAACGGGATGGCATTAAAATTGTGGACATTATTCGGGAGAGTCACTCAGCCAAGGAGTCCGGCCAACGGCCTGTATATAAGGAACTGCTACAGCGGATCCGAGAAAAGGAGTTTACCGGTATTTTAACTTGGGCTCCAGATCGGTTAAGCAGAAACGCTGGTGACTTGGGAGAATTAGTCGACTTGATGGATCAAGGGCTATTAGAAGAAATCCGAACACATGGACAGGTATTCCATAACTCCCCTAACGAGAAGTTCCTCTTAATGATCCTTTGTAGTCAAGCCAAACTGGAGAATGACAACCGAGGCATTAATGCTAAGCGAGGGATGAAGAACAAATGTGATATGGGCTGGAGGCCGGGCGTCGCTCCTCCAGGGTATCTCAATGATAAAACCAACAACACTATTATGGTCGATCCGGAGAAAGCCCCGATTATTAAAGAGATGTTTAATAAAGTTGCTAAACAAGGTTACAGCGGACGAGACGTGTATGATTGGTTGAATAACGATATTAGCTGGAAAGGCAAGAACGGTAAAAAGATGTCGCTTAGCAATGTATACACAACTCTAAAAAATACTTTTTACTATGGCGAATTTGAATATGGAGACATTGTATACCAAGGCAAACAGGAACCACTGATCAGCAAGGAACTGTTTGCGGAAGTTCAGGAAAGAATAGCCACATCGCAAAAGGGACGATACGGACAGCATTGTTTCAACTTTACCAAAATGATAATATGCGGAGCCTGCGGAGCTGGGATCACAGCCGAAGAGAAATTTAAGAGGCTACAAAATGGCGATATTAAAAAACATGTCTACTATCATTGCTGTGACGGAAAACGCAAAAGATGCAGGCAACCATACATCCGAGAGGCCGATTTACTAGAACAATTCGTAGAGATTATCGACAAGATAGAGATAGACCGGATTGGCATGAGAAAACGCCTACAGGAAGAGATAGACAGGTTTAATAAATTCACTCAAGGAGTTCTGGGAATGAGTCCGGATGATATCAAAACTCCCAAGATTGACATTAGAGCTTACGCCAAATACATGCTTCGCGAAGGTACCACCGAAGAGAAGCGAGAGATACTGGATAACATAAAAACTTCAGTAACTCTGTTGGACAAAAAGCTCATACTACACAAATAA
- a CDS encoding DUF2939 domain-containing protein, whose product MLTKSSPDKVSFTISTRFLRNKILLIALGAVVVLGAGSYWFIGTPQYSMWQLKTAIAKHDSELAMKYFNIDKMVDNVWPKMTSALMAEAQKSDDTFGIMGLLLGSGMVDNMKPTIKEQLRTSLKESLSGSKQSDQTTNTNENVSIFDTDPQAWDKIKLISKSGKSYINIPGDVDGNNNDLKLILTRASDGRYWQFTDMEVDDWNKLFNPAQ is encoded by the coding sequence ATGTTGACAAAATCATCGCCGGATAAAGTATCTTTCACCATATCTACTCGGTTTCTAAGAAACAAGATTCTGCTCATAGCTCTGGGAGCGGTAGTTGTGTTGGGTGCAGGGTCTTATTGGTTTATAGGCACACCGCAATATTCTATGTGGCAGCTTAAAACTGCAATTGCTAAACACGATAGCGAGCTGGCAATGAAATATTTCAACATTGATAAAATGGTGGATAATGTATGGCCCAAAATGACATCGGCTCTTATGGCAGAAGCCCAAAAATCTGATGATACCTTTGGCATCATGGGGTTATTGTTGGGTTCAGGTATGGTAGACAATATGAAGCCAACAATTAAAGAACAACTGCGAACCAGCCTTAAAGAAAGTTTATCTGGCAGTAAACAGAGCGATCAAACCACTAATACGAATGAGAATGTGAGTATTTTTGACACCGATCCGCAAGCGTGGGATAAAATCAAACTCATTAGCAAGAGTGGGAAAAGTTATATTAATATCCCCGGTGATGTGGACGGTAATAACAATGATCTCAAATTAATCTTAACCAGAGCTTCAGATGGTCGCTACTGGCAATTTACTGATATGGAGGTGGATGACTGGAACAAATTGTTCAATCCTGCTCAGTAG
- the rpmG gene encoding 50S ribosomal protein L33 produces the protein MAVKKKSSHKDKRPIIKLMCSECKQNVYNSRKNPINTPDRLNISKYCKVCRKHTLYKETK, from the coding sequence ATGGCTGTAAAGAAAAAATCCTCCCACAAAGATAAGCGTCCGATTATTAAACTAATGTGTTCTGAATGCAAGCAGAACGTTTATAATTCTCGCAAAAATCCCATCAATACCCCCGACAGATTAAATATCAGCAAGTATTGCAAAGTCTGTCGTAAACACACCCTCTACAAAGAAACCAAGTAA
- the nusG gene encoding transcription termination/antitermination protein NusG, giving the protein MTDQDQNQNLPVEEESAGDPVRLPETIEEETSSTVIPTEAEGSDSGAVEEGEIAIENAIPANVFDDGTPGQWYVLHTYSGYEDAVADSLEQRIESLDMKDKIFHVLVPKEKQIEIKNGKRKTVEKKIFPGYVLVKMVVTEASWYVVRNTPSVTGFIGSGTIPVPIADMEMETIKKRMVVEEPKHKIDLKMGDLVHIIDGPFKEYDGTVSEVDEAKGKIKVLVSIFGRETPVELDFLQVKRV; this is encoded by the coding sequence ATGACTGACCAGGATCAAAATCAAAATTTGCCAGTCGAAGAAGAGTCTGCCGGTGATCCGGTACGTCTTCCCGAAACTATTGAAGAAGAAACCTCCTCTACTGTCATCCCGACCGAAGCGGAGGGATCTGATAGTGGAGCAGTTGAAGAAGGAGAAATCGCGATAGAGAATGCTATTCCGGCGAATGTTTTTGATGATGGCACTCCCGGGCAATGGTATGTGCTGCATACCTACTCCGGCTATGAAGATGCCGTGGCGGACAGTTTGGAACAGCGGATTGAATCGTTAGATATGAAAGACAAGATCTTCCATGTGTTAGTGCCGAAAGAAAAGCAGATCGAGATCAAAAATGGCAAACGCAAGACCGTGGAGAAAAAAATCTTCCCGGGCTATGTGTTGGTGAAAATGGTAGTCACCGAAGCTTCCTGGTATGTTGTCCGCAACACGCCCAGCGTTACCGGCTTTATCGGCTCAGGGACGATTCCAGTGCCCATTGCTGATATGGAGATGGAAACCATCAAGAAGAGAATGGTAGTCGAAGAACCGAAGCACAAAATCGATCTGAAGATGGGGGATTTGGTCCATATTATAGACGGTCCGTTCAAAGAATATGACGGGACAGTCAGCGAAGTCGATGAGGCCAAGGGAAAGATCAAAGTTTTGGTATCAATCTTCGGTCGGGAAACTCCCGTTGAACTCGATTTCTTACAAGTAAAACGCGTCTAA
- the secE gene encoding preprotein translocase subunit SecE has product MKKIIQFVKEAVQELRKVVWPTRLRVFRLTVGVILVSAAFALFIGLVDIGITKGIEGLLAWVAERQGTQTSDQGTSPIQIQPGDIQVDTTPAE; this is encoded by the coding sequence ATGAAAAAGATCATCCAATTTGTCAAAGAAGCTGTCCAGGAACTGCGCAAAGTAGTTTGGCCGACCCGCTTGCGGGTATTTCGCCTAACTGTTGGCGTCATTTTAGTTTCAGCCGCCTTTGCCCTGTTTATCGGTTTAGTCGATATCGGTATTACTAAAGGGATCGAAGGCTTGCTGGCGTGGGTAGCAGAGCGCCAGGGCACTCAGACTAGCGATCAAGGTACTTCGCCTATTCAAATTCAACCAGGTGATATCCAAGTAGATACTACCCCCGCAGAATAA
- the rpsI gene encoding 30S ribosomal protein S9, with protein sequence METTNIVLKGKYYYGTGRRKTSTARVRLYDGKGQVVINGKAPEVYLNPANLIEVLLQPLILVGMKDRFDISVKVAGGGASSQAEAIRHGIARALLKVDETLRKTLKTNKLLTRDPRAKERKKYGLKRARRAPQFSKR encoded by the coding sequence ATGGAAACTACTAATATTGTTTTAAAAGGCAAGTATTATTACGGCACGGGGCGGCGGAAAACTTCGACGGCGCGGGTGCGGCTTTATGATGGTAAGGGACAAGTTGTTATTAACGGCAAAGCCCCGGAAGTCTATCTTAATCCGGCCAATTTGATCGAGGTATTACTGCAACCCTTAATTTTAGTCGGGATGAAGGATCGTTTTGATATCTCGGTAAAAGTAGCTGGCGGCGGAGCCAGTAGCCAAGCCGAAGCCATCCGTCACGGTATTGCCCGAGCCTTATTAAAAGTAGATGAAACTTTAAGAAAAACTCTGAAAACTAATAAATTATTAACGAGAGACCCGCGGGCCAAAGAACGCAAGAAATATGGCTTAAAACGAGCTCGCCGGGCGCCTCAGTTCTCTAAACGCTAA
- the rplM gene encoding 50S ribosomal protein L13 yields MYKKPTTTKRPTKKELPEKWYLIDAAGKTLGRLASKLATILMGKTAATYDPAVLTPIKIVVTNASQIKVTGKKLTQKKYYRHSGYMGGLKTTSLEETLAKKPTKALEAAVSGMLPKNRLRRLRLANLKIYAGAEHQHMAQKPDILEL; encoded by the coding sequence ATGTATAAAAAACCTACTACCACTAAGCGTCCCACCAAAAAAGAACTGCCCGAAAAGTGGTACCTTATTGATGCAGCCGGCAAAACTTTAGGGAGATTAGCGAGTAAGCTAGCTACGATTTTGATGGGCAAAACAGCTGCTACTTATGATCCGGCGGTGCTGACTCCGATTAAAATAGTAGTCACCAATGCCAGCCAGATCAAAGTAACCGGGAAAAAGTTAACTCAAAAAAAATATTATCGGCATAGCGGATATATGGGCGGATTAAAGACCACTAGCCTAGAAGAAACTTTGGCAAAAAAACCAACTAAGGCGCTAGAAGCAGCGGTATCGGGAATGCTGCCTAAAAATAGACTTCGTCGTTTGCGATTAGCTAATTTAAAAATTTATGCCGGGGCAGAACATCAGCATATGGCGCAAAAACCGGATATATTAGAATTATAA
- the rplQ gene encoding 50S ribosomal protein L17 encodes MSQRPKASTFGRIKKRRESLLRNLVLSVILYEKVSTTLAKAKAALPILERLTHRAKTVDLATKRYLMSRLYNNELLVKKLLKEIAPRYTKKTGGYLRVIKLKPRPGDNAPMARIEYV; translated from the coding sequence ATGTCGCAAAGACCCAAAGCATCAACTTTTGGCAGAATCAAGAAACGGAGAGAAAGTCTTCTGCGTAATTTAGTGCTCTCAGTTATTTTGTACGAAAAAGTCAGCACGACTTTAGCCAAAGCCAAAGCCGCTTTGCCCATTTTAGAGCGCTTGACTCACCGGGCTAAAACAGTTGATCTGGCGACTAAACGGTATCTAATGAGTCGGCTCTATAATAATGAATTATTGGTAAAAAAATTGCTCAAAGAAATTGCCCCGCGGTACACTAAAAAGACCGGCGGATATCTGCGAGTGATTAAATTAAAGCCTCGGCCAGGCGATAATGCCCCCATGGCGAGAATCGAATATGTATAA
- a CDS encoding DNA-directed RNA polymerase subunit alpha, translated as MESINLPEIKLTKEEGNGALFVIEPFYPGYGTTVGNALRRVLLTTLPGAAVTAFKVAGIDHEFTTIEGVKEDVVEVMMNLKGLRFILHEDGPVIVTLKSQPGEVTGKDIILPSSVELVNPEYHLATLSGKASLEMDIRIEKGRGYVPSEAIDDREFIIGMIAVDAIFSPIKKCSFAVENTRVGERVDYDKLTLEVETDGTISCKDALKIAADILLEQFNIFHVDVPAPAAPLLPETVSQETPEIAEGEMNKANPENFSVEEINLSVRTTNALVQNNIKTVRDIIAVGRDGLFEMKGLGERALTEIADKLDELGLEFN; from the coding sequence GTGGAATCCATTAATTTACCAGAGATTAAGCTGACCAAAGAAGAAGGCAACGGAGCCTTGTTTGTGATTGAACCGTTTTACCCTGGGTATGGCACGACTGTGGGAAACGCTCTGCGCCGAGTCTTACTGACCACTTTACCAGGTGCCGCTGTCACCGCTTTTAAGGTTGCTGGGATAGATCATGAATTTACTACCATCGAAGGCGTTAAGGAAGACGTAGTAGAAGTAATGATGAATCTGAAGGGATTGCGGTTTATTTTGCACGAAGACGGTCCCGTGATAGTAACTTTAAAATCCCAACCCGGTGAAGTTACCGGCAAAGATATTATTTTGCCAAGTTCGGTAGAATTAGTTAACCCGGAATATCATTTGGCTACCCTAAGTGGTAAGGCCAGTTTAGAGATGGATATTCGGATCGAAAAGGGGCGGGGCTATGTGCCAAGTGAAGCGATTGATGACCGGGAGTTTATTATTGGCATGATCGCAGTTGACGCCATCTTCTCGCCCATCAAGAAATGTAGCTTCGCAGTAGAAAATACTCGGGTAGGCGAAAGAGTTGATTATGACAAACTGACACTCGAAGTCGAAACCGACGGAACCATTTCTTGCAAAGATGCTCTTAAAATTGCGGCCGATATTCTATTAGAACAATTCAATATTTTCCATGTCGATGTTCCGGCTCCCGCGGCCCCGCTGCTTCCGGAAACAGTGTCTCAAGAAACTCCGGAAATCGCGGAAGGAGAAATGAACAAAGCTAATCCCGAGAATTTCTCCGTAGAAGAAATCAATCTATCCGTGAGAACCACCAACGCTCTTGTGCAGAACAACATTAAAACCGTCCGCGACATTATCGCAGTCGGGCGGGATGGTCTGTTCGAAATGAAAGGCTTGGGAGAACGAGCGCTGACGGAGATTGCCGATAAATTAGACGAATTAGGTTTGGAATTTAATTAG
- the rpsD gene encoding 30S ribosomal protein S4, protein MSRYTGPKMRKVRKYGETFAMAADRSTAAKYVKNHHKQPPGMHGATRIFKKHTGYGLQLQEKQKAKIFYHINEKQLRRYYAEAIRATGSASDNLLRLLEIRFDNVIYRAGFATSHPQARQLIAHGQFQLNGKSVNIPSIQVKSGDVITCASKQKLRDIITSIATNNSAVSWLKVDPNKLEISVTELPTREEIEAPFIEQLIIEFYSR, encoded by the coding sequence ATGAGCAGATACACTGGACCTAAAATGAGAAAAGTAAGAAAATATGGCGAAACCTTCGCCATGGCAGCTGACCGGTCAACCGCGGCCAAATATGTTAAGAATCACCACAAGCAACCCCCGGGCATGCACGGAGCTACCCGCATTTTTAAGAAACATACCGGTTACGGCCTCCAGCTGCAAGAAAAGCAAAAGGCTAAAATCTTTTATCATATTAATGAAAAACAATTGCGGCGCTATTATGCCGAGGCTATCCGGGCAACTGGTTCGGCTAGCGATAACTTGTTGCGTTTATTGGAAATTCGTTTCGATAACGTAATTTATCGGGCTGGTTTTGCCACTTCCCATCCGCAAGCTCGCCAGCTGATAGCCCATGGCCAATTTCAATTGAATGGCAAATCAGTTAATATTCCCTCAATTCAAGTAAAGAGCGGAGATGTGATTACTTGCGCAAGTAAGCAAAAATTGCGCGATATCATTACCAGTATAGCGACAAATAACAGTGCAGTTTCCTGGCTAAAAGTAGATCCTAACAAACTGGAAATCAGCGTGACAGAACTGCCGACCCGGGAAGAGATCGAAGCTCCTTTCATCGAACAATTGATCATCGAATTTTATTCAAGATAA